The Phaeobacter sp. A36a-5a genomic interval CCTGCTGGGTGCCATGGTGTCGCTATGGGTCGCGGCAAAGCAGCAGCATTTCTACGAAAGCTCGGCGGTCCTGCAGATCACCCGGCCGAAGATCGCCGACGAACTTGCCAAATCCACCGTTGACGGATCTTCGGCGCGGCGGCTGCAACTGATCGAGCAGCGTCTGATGGCGCGTGGTTCGGTCCTGGAAATCATCGAGAAATACGGTCTCTACAAGGAACTGCCAGGCCTTGTCCCCTCTGAAAAGGTGGCGCTGCTGCGCGACTCCGTCTCGCTGACCGGGGTTGCTGCCGCGAGGGAGGGGTTTGCCGATGACGGCACGATTTCGGTGCTGACCATCTCGGCGCTGATGCCGACGCCGGAACAGGCGCAGGCCGTTGCCAGTGAATTCGCCACCCGCACGATTGAACTGAGCCAGAGCTCGCGCATCGAACAGGCCCGGGAAACCCTGACCTTTTTTGCCGACAAGGAAGCCGCGCTCATCGGCGAGGTGGCCGAGCTCGAGAATGAGATCACCGCCTATCGCAACGCCAATAACGTTGCACTTCCCGGCGGGATCGAGATGCGCCGCGAGGAGATTTCATCGCTCAATACCGGCTTGCTGGAGATCGAGCGCGAGCAGATCGAGCTGCGCAGACAGGCGGATCAGACCACATCGAACCAGCGTCAGGCCACGGCCCGTCGCATGCTTGAAGTCTTTGAGGAGAAACTGGCCACGCTGGACGCGCAGCGCGAACTGCTGCTGAACCGCAGGTCGACGCTTGAGCGATCGCTGGAAACCACACCGGAGGTGGAGCGCCAGCTCGGCGTCTATGAGCGCAGGATGAGCCAGCTGCAAAGCGAGCTGGATGCGATTTCTCAGCGCCGGACCGAGGCGGAAGTGGGCTTTCGTCTGGAAGCCTCGCGCCAGTCGGAGCGCTTGAATATCATCGAATCCGCGCCGCTTCCGGACTATCCGGCAACAGGCGGGCGCAAGAAAAAGGCACTGATGGGCGGTGTTGCCAGTATCGGACTGGCCCTTGGCATCGCCTTCCTGCTTGAGCTGCGGCACCCGGTGCTGCGCAGCGTGGCGCAGATGGAGCGGGAAACGGGCCTGACACCGGTTGTTGCGATCCCCTATCTGGACACGGCACCCCGGCGGCGCGGCTTCCTCGCGCGGCTGCGCAGAGGCTTCAACAGGCGGCGCCCGCCGGGGGCCGAAGCAAGCGGCTGAAAGAGGCGTTCGGTCCTGGTTCTTAGCCAACCGCGGCGATCATCGCCGTCAGCCTGTCCCAGTGCCACCAGATCGCGGACAGGCCAACCATCAGAGCCAGAACCATAAACAGCAGGTCATGCAGCGGATCCCAGACATGGTGTTTGCAGGCCAGCCAGATCATCACCGGATAGGCCATTACCATCGCCAGCCCCAGCGCGGCGATCCCGCCTGTCAGGCCAAACAGCATCACCCCGGCCAGAAACAGCACCGTCTGCGCAATCCCTC includes:
- a CDS encoding DUF874 domain-containing protein; translated protein: MGPIRTLDDILDMLRRRASVILWVVLLGAMVSLWVAAKQQHFYESSAVLQITRPKIADELAKSTVDGSSARRLQLIEQRLMARGSVLEIIEKYGLYKELPGLVPSEKVALLRDSVSLTGVAAAREGFADDGTISVLTISALMPTPEQAQAVASEFATRTIELSQSSRIEQARETLTFFADKEAALIGEVAELENEITAYRNANNVALPGGIEMRREEISSLNTGLLEIEREQIELRRQADQTTSNQRQATARRMLEVFEEKLATLDAQRELLLNRRSTLERSLETTPEVERQLGVYERRMSQLQSELDAISQRRTEAEVGFRLEASRQSERLNIIESAPLPDYPATGGRKKKALMGGVASIGLALGIAFLLELRHPVLRSVAQMERETGLTPVVAIPYLDTAPRRRGFLARLRRGFNRRRPPGAEASG